A region of the Arthrobacter sp. FW306-07-I genome:
CCCGACGCCGGCAACCCGGACCGGGTCCTGCTGTACACCGGCCAGGGCGGCCTGGGCCTGCCCGACGAGTCGTATTACCGGGAGGAGAAGTTCGCTCCCATCGTCTCCGCCTACGCCGCGCATGTGCAGCAGATGTTCGAACTCGCAGGGGTGGCCGATCCGCAGGGCGCAGCAGCCCGGGTCGTTGAGCTGGAACGAAAGCTGGCGTCCCACCACTGGGACAACGTCACCCTGCGTGATCCGCAGAAGACCTACAACCTGAAGACGGCTGAAGAAGCCACCGAACTCTTCCCGTTCCTGGACACCTGGTTCGACGCTGCAGGAATCGACCAGGCCAAGCGTACGGAAATCGTAGTGAGCACCCCTGACTTCTTCACCGGCGCAGCCGCACTCCTGGGCGAAGTCCCCGTGGCGACCTGGCAGGAGTGGCTGGCCATGCGGGTCATCAGCGGTGCCGCCCCCTACCTGTCCTCCGCCTTCGTGGACGCCAACTTCGCCTTCTACGGCACCACCATCAGCGGCACGCCCCGCAACAAGGACCGGTGGAAGCGGGGCGTCGCCGTCATCGAGGCTGCTCTGGGTGAAGCCGTGGGGCAGATCTACGTGGAACGCCACTTCCCCGAGACCCACAAGGCACGGATGCAGACCCTGGTGGCAAACCTCATCGAGGCCTACCGGCGCAGCATCACCGGGGTGGACTGGATGGGTGAGGACACCAAGGCCGAGGCCCTGCGCAAGCTGGAGGCATTCCGGGCCAAGATCGGCTACCCGGACAAGTGGATCGACTACTCCGCGGTGGAGATCGACCCCCAAGACCTCCTCGGCAACGTGGAACGGGCGCACAATGCCGACGTCGACCGGCACCTGGACGAGGTGGGCAAGCCTGTGGACCGGACCAAGTGGCTGATGACGCCGCAAACGGTCAACGCCTACTACCACCCGATGATGAACGAGATTGTCTTCCCCGCCGCCATCCTGCAGCCGCCGTTCTTTACCGCCGACGCCGACGACGCCGTCAACTATGGCGGTATCGGAGCCGTCATCGGTCACGAGATTGGCCACGGCTTTGACGACCAGGGATCACAGTTCGACGGCGGCGGCGCCCTCCGCAACTGGTGGACGGACCAGGACCGCCAGGCTTTCGAGGCCCTGACAGCACGGCTCGTTGCACAGTTTGATGCTTTGTCCCCCACCGCCGCGCCGGGCCACCACGTCAACGGCCGGCTTACGCTCGGTGAGAACATCGGCGATCTGGCAGGCCTGACCATCGCCTACAAGGCCTACCAGATCAGCCTCGATGGCAATGACGCCGAAGTTTTGGACGGGCTGACCGGACAGCAGCGTTTCTTTGCCTCCTGGGCGGCGGGATGGCGCCAGGTGATCCGGCAGGAAGAGGCGATCAGGCGGCTTGCCACCGATCCCCACTCCCCCAATGAGTTCCGGACCAACGCGATTGCGAAGAACCTGGACTCCTTCCACGAGGCGTTCGACGTCACCGAGGAGGACGGCATGTGGATGCCGGCCGCCGAGCGCGTCAGCATCTGGTAGCCAAACTAAAATTGGGCCCCGCCTGTGCGGCGGGGCCCAAATTTTTTGCCGGCGGCCTGCCGCCGGCGACACTGGTGTTACCGCACGATCAGCTCAGGGTTGGCCTGCTGGCAGACTTTGTCTCCTGCAGTCTGGTTCACGATGTCCTGCGGCAAAGCCGGCGCCGTCCCACCGCTGGCTCCTCCTCCATAAGTGGTGCCGCTGGTGAAGTCGCTGCCCACATAGACCTGCACGCCCGATACCCCCGGGGCAGGAATCATGAGGGTGGCCGGAATCCCCAGCAGGGCGGCGACGTCGGCCGCCACATCGGCGAAGCCGTTGCCGTAATACACGGCTGTCTTGGCCACCGGCTGGGCGAGGAACTGGCTGGTCTGCGTGAAGCCGCCTGCCACCAACGCCTGGACAATTTCCTGCGCGCGGCCGCTGACCCCGCTTCCGTTGGCGACAGTGACGGGCTGGATGCCCTTGTTGTACGGCGGCACCGGCGGAGCCGTCTCAGTCGGCGTCGGAGACGGTGATGCCGTCTCACTGGGCGACGGCGAAGCGGGCGCATTGGGATCGGTGAGGTCCACGTTCTTCCGCAACGCAGAGAACAGCTGCGCACCGGCAGGCTCCGCGATGACCAGCCGGTTGGGATCAACGGGCGCCGGCGTGGTGGGCACCGCCACGAACGCCACCTTGCTGATGTCGATGTCCTTGAGCCGGGTGCCGATGGTCAGGAGGGTGGGAACCGAAGCAAGCCCGTCATCAACGGTCAAATTCCGGGTAACGACGTCGGCGATCTTTAGCATTTTTGCCGGGTCGGACAGTGTTCCCTCATCCTTGATCTTGCGGGTCAGTGACGACAGGAAGCCCTGCTGCGCCTTGATCCGTCCCAGGTCGCCGCCGTCGGCAAAAGCGTGGCGGGTCCGGAGGAACGCCAGCGCCATTTCACCCTGCACTGACGATGTTCCGGCGGGCAGGCGCAGCCGGGAGTCGGGATCGTAAACGGCGTCGCTGATGCAGACGTCAACTCCGCCCACTGCATTGGACAGCTCCTTCACGGCATTGAAGTCGGCCATCATGAAGTGGTCCACCTGCATGCCGGTGAGCTTGTTGACGGTGTCCACCGCGCAGCCGATGCCGGCCTCGCTCATGGCTTCGTTGATCATCACACCTGTGCGGGCAGGGTAGTCCTTGCCGGTTTTCCTGTCCTTGCAGTCGGGGATGTCCACCAGCAGGTCACGCGGGAAGCTGATGACGTTGACGCGCTTGTTGTCCTCGGAGATGTCCATCAGCATCATGACGTCAGACTTGCCGTAGCCGGTGGAATCGTCGGAAGTTCCGTACTCCGAGTTCTTCCCGTCGCGGGTATCCGAACCGAGAATCAGGATCTGGAGCCGGCCGGTTGCATCGTTACCGGCAGCTTCGGTGTTCTCCCCGCCGGCGTTCAGCGGCGCCTTGGAGATGTTGTTCTGGAGCCGGAAAAGCCAGAACCCGCCGAAGGCGATCGCGCCCACGAGGACCAGTGCCACCACGCCAGTGACGGTTTTCAGCCACAACGGCATCCCGCGCAGGGGGCCCAGGTGGCGGGCAGCACCAACGGCACCGCCGTTTGCGTGCCGGGATACCGGTCCCGGTACGGCTGACAGGTCAGCCTCGTTGTCACGTCCATCGCGGCCTCGATCCACCTGGTGAACCTTCCTCTAAAAACGAAATCCGGTCCATTTTAGTGGTCCAGTGTGGAGAACTTGCCGGCGCCCTCCGCCGAACGCCTTTATCGTAGGTCAGAAACCCAGTTTGACCAGTTGTTTCGGGTCGCGCTGCCAGTCTTTGGCCACCTTGACGTGAAGATCCAGGTAGATCCGGGTGCCCAGGAGGGCTTCGATCCCCTTGCGGGCGTTGGTTCCCACTTCCCGCAGCCGGCTGCCACCCTTGCCGATGATGATGGCCTTCTGGGATGGCCGCTCCACGTAGAGGTTAACGCGGACGTCCAGCAGGGGGTTGTCGTCCGGCCGGTCCTCCCTGGGGACGATCTCCTCGACCACCACGGCCAGGGAGTGGGGAAGCTCGTCACGGACCCCCTCCAGGGCAGCTTCGCGGATGAGTTCGGCAACCATGACCGCTTCGGGCTCATCCGTCAGTTCGCCGTCGGGATAGAGGGGCGGCGACGGCGGCATGTGGCTGATCAGGACGTCGGCGACCGTTTCCACCTGGAAGCCGTCAGCAGCGGAGACCGGAACAATGTCCTTCCAGCCGTCCTCCCCCATCACTTCGCGCCCCAGGGCCGCAACCGCAAGGAGTTGTTCAGTCAATGCCTGCTTGTCCACGAGGTCTGCCTTGGTGACTATGGCAACCACCGGTTGGCGGCCGACGGCGGCAAGCTGGGCTGCGATGAATTTGTCACCGGGACCGATTTTTTCGTTCGCCGGCAGGCAAAAACCGATGGCGTCCACCTCGGCCAGCGTGTCTGCCACAAGGTCGTTCAGGCGCTTTCCCAGGAGGGTACGGGGACGGTGCAGCCCCGGCGTGTCCACGAGGATCAGCTGGGCGTCGTCACGGTGCACGATGCCGCGGATGGTGTGCCGAGTGGTCTGCGGTTTGGCGGAGGTGATGGCCACCTTCTTGCCCACCAGGGCATTGGTCAGGGTGGACTTGCCCGCGTTGGGCCTGCCAACCAGGACCGCGAACCCGGCGCGGAAGCCGCCAAAATCGTTTGGTAATTCGGCCTTATTTTTCTTGCTCACGTGGAACTCCCTGCTGGGTTGCTTCGGCCTCTTCCAGGAGGCCTTCAAGGTCAGTCTCTACTCTTGGTACGGGCGCCGCAATGATGTGGCTGACCCGGTTCCGCCGGCCCTCCAGCCGCTCCGCCCGCAGGGACACCCCCTGCACCTCCACGCTGCTGCCCACGATCGGGACGCGGCCAAGCGCCTTTGCGAGGAGGCCACCCACGGTGTCAACTTCGTCGTCGTCGATCTCCAGGTCGAACAGCTCGCCGAGATCATCGATGCCCATCCGGGCGCTCACGCGGTAGGAGCCGTCGTCCAGTGCCACGGCTTCCGCGCTCTCGGTGTCGTATTCGTCCACGATCTCGCCCACGATTTCCTCGATCAGGTCCTCGAGGGTCACGAGCCCCGCAGTACCGCCGTATTCGTCGATGACGATGGCCACGTGGGTGGATTCCTTCTGCAACTCGCGCAGGAGGTCGCTGACGGGCTTTGACTCCGGCACGTAGCGGACTTCGCGGGCCAGCGACTCCACCAGGGGTGGTTCCTGGCCGGCTGCCAGTTGGTGGATGACCGCGGCCACGTCCTTGAGGTAGATGATGCCAAGGATGTGGTCCGTATTCTCGTTGATGACGGGGATGCGGGAGTAGCCCGAGCGCAGGAAGAGGGACATTGCCTGGTGCAGGCTGGAGCCGGCGTCGATGCTGACGATGTCCGTCCTGGGGACCATGACAGCCCGCACCAGGGTGTCGCCAAAGTCGAATACCGATTGGATCATCTCCGCCTCGGTGTCTTCGATCATGTCGGATTCACTGGCCCGGTCCACGAGCTCCCGGAACTCCTGCTCGCTGAAAAACGCATCGTCGCCGCCGGGCGCTCCGGGGGCTGCCGAGCTCCCGATGGCAACAAGCCAGCCCGGAACCGGTCCCAGCACGCTGGTGAGGAACCGGACCATCGGGGCGGTGAAGCGGACAACAGCCGTGGAATGCAGCCGGCCGAGCTGCCGGGGCGAAACACCCACGATCACGAAGCCCAGAAGCGCCATGATGCCGGTCGCCACCAGGCCGGCGACCCACACGTTGTCCAGCAGGCTGGCGATCAGCACCGCAACGGCGACGGCGGAGGCCATCTCGAACCAGACGCGCCAGAACCGCAGGGCCCGGGTGTGGGCCACGGGTTCGGCAAGGATGCGCCGCATGGCAGTGCCGCGGCTCCGGTGCAGTGCCTCTTCGGCGTCGTGGCGGGGAAGGAAACTGAAGGCGGCCTCGGCCGCGGTCAGCACGGCCGCGACGGCAAGGAAAACCAGTGCCACCGCGACCAGGAGCAGTTGCGTCACTGGGTTGTCTCGGCGGGGGCTTCTTTGCCGGTGAAGCCGGACAGGAGTTCGCGCTGGAGCCCGAACATCTCCGCTTTCTCTTCCGGCTCGGCGTGGTCGTAGCCCAGCAGGTGCAGGATGCCGTGCGTGGTCAGCAGCAGCATCTCGTCCTGGAGCGAATGGCCGGCGTTCCGGGCCTGGACCTTGGCCACCTGCGGGCAGATGGCGATGTCGCCCAGCATGCCCTGGGGCGTCGGCCGGTCAGGGGTCCCGGGGGTCAGCTCGTCCATGGGGACCGAGAGCACGTCCGTGGAGCCAGGTTCGTCCATCAGCTCGATGTGCAGCTTCTCCATGGCGGGTTCGTCCACCAAGAGGATGGAAAGTTCGGCCTGCGGGTGGATATAGAGCTGTTCAAAGATGTACCGCGACAGGGCCACGAGCTCCGATTCCTCCACCTGGATGCCGGACTCGTTGTTGACCTCGATGCTCACGCGTGTTCCCCCCGTTTTTCCCTGCTGGCTGAGTGCTTGACCCGGTTCCGCTGGGTTTCGTCCCAGATGCTGTAGGCGTTGACGATGTCCCCCACAAGCCGGTGCCGTACAACGTCGGCGGCATCCAGGACGGAGAAACTAACGCCCTCGATTCCCTGCAGGATTTCCTCGACGATCCGCAGCCCGGAACGCGTTCCGAAGGGCAGGTCCACCTGGGTGATGTCTCCGGTGACCACCATCTTGGATCCGAATCCAAGCCGGGTGAGGAACATCTTCATTTGTTCCGGCGTGGTGTTTTGTGCCTCGTCGAGGATGATGAAGGCGTCATTGAGGGTTCGCCCGCGCATGTACGCCAGAGGGGCCACCTCGATGGTGCCGGCGGCCATGAGACGCGGGATGGACTCGGGGTCCATCATGTCGTGCAGGGCGTCGTAGAGCGGCCTGAGGTAGGGGTCGATTTTGTCGCTGAGCGTTCCGGGCAGGAATCCCAGCCGCTCCCCGGCCTCCACCGCAGGGCGGGTGAGGATGATCCTGCTGACCTCTTTTTGCTGCAGCGCCTGGACCGCTTTCGCCATGGCCAGGTACGTCTTGCCGGTGCCGGCGGGCCCGATGCCGAAGATCACCGTGTTGGCGTCGATGGCGTCAACGTAGTTCTTCTGGTTGAGCGTCTTGGGCCGGATGGTCCTGCCGCGGCTGGAGAGGATGTCGTGGGTGAGCACGTCCACGGGATTCTGCAGGGACTGGGTGCGCAGGAGCGACACCAGCTGCTGCAGCACTGCGGGCGTGATGACAGTGCCCCTGGCCACCAGGCCACGGACCTCCTGGAGCAGCCGCATGATCCGGGGCACGTCACTGACGGGGCCGCTGATCGACAGTTCATTGCCGCGAGCGTGGAAATTGACATCCGGAAACTGCTCTTCGATAAAGCGCAGCGCCTCGTCGTGGCTGCCAAGTGACTGAACCATCTGGTCGGTGTTCTCAAAGAGGACAACTTCGGTCCGGGTGCCGGGCATTGAGTGCGGAAATTCCCCCGGACTGCCTTCGCCCGTGTTGAGCCGGCGCTTACCATTTGCTGATTCAGTCATGGTGTTGGCCCGCAGGCCCGTGGTCCCCTCGAAGATCGACATCACTTGTTTTGCGTTTGGCTGATGCCGGTGCCCGTCGCGCGGTGCTCCCTGCCCAGCGATCCCTTTATCTTACGCCAGCACGGGTATGGAGCGGATATCCGCCCGAATGGGAGCTGCCGCGCCACCCGTGAAAG
Encoded here:
- the era gene encoding GTPase Era — protein: MSKKNKAELPNDFGGFRAGFAVLVGRPNAGKSTLTNALVGKKVAITSAKPQTTRHTIRGIVHRDDAQLILVDTPGLHRPRTLLGKRLNDLVADTLAEVDAIGFCLPANEKIGPGDKFIAAQLAAVGRQPVVAIVTKADLVDKQALTEQLLAVAALGREVMGEDGWKDIVPVSAADGFQVETVADVLISHMPPSPPLYPDGELTDEPEAVMVAELIREAALEGVRDELPHSLAVVVEEIVPREDRPDDNPLLDVRVNLYVERPSQKAIIIGKGGSRLREVGTNARKGIEALLGTRIYLDLHVKVAKDWQRDPKQLVKLGF
- a CDS encoding LCP family protein; its protein translation is MDRGRDGRDNEADLSAVPGPVSRHANGGAVGAARHLGPLRGMPLWLKTVTGVVALVLVGAIAFGGFWLFRLQNNISKAPLNAGGENTEAAGNDATGRLQILILGSDTRDGKNSEYGTSDDSTGYGKSDVMMLMDISEDNKRVNVISFPRDLLVDIPDCKDRKTGKDYPARTGVMINEAMSEAGIGCAVDTVNKLTGMQVDHFMMADFNAVKELSNAVGGVDVCISDAVYDPDSRLRLPAGTSSVQGEMALAFLRTRHAFADGGDLGRIKAQQGFLSSLTRKIKDEGTLSDPAKMLKIADVVTRNLTVDDGLASVPTLLTIGTRLKDIDISKVAFVAVPTTPAPVDPNRLVIAEPAGAQLFSALRKNVDLTDPNAPASPSPSETASPSPTPTETAPPVPPYNKGIQPVTVANGSGVSGRAQEIVQALVAGGFTQTSQFLAQPVAKTAVYYGNGFADVAADVAALLGIPATLMIPAPGVSGVQVYVGSDFTSGTTYGGGASGGTAPALPQDIVNQTAGDKVCQQANPELIVR
- the ybeY gene encoding rRNA maturation RNase YbeY: MSIEVNNESGIQVEESELVALSRYIFEQLYIHPQAELSILLVDEPAMEKLHIELMDEPGSTDVLSVPMDELTPGTPDRPTPQGMLGDIAICPQVAKVQARNAGHSLQDEMLLLTTHGILHLLGYDHAEPEEKAEMFGLQRELLSGFTGKEAPAETTQ
- a CDS encoding hemolysin family protein, translated to MTQLLLVAVALVFLAVAAVLTAAEAAFSFLPRHDAEEALHRSRGTAMRRILAEPVAHTRALRFWRVWFEMASAVAVAVLIASLLDNVWVAGLVATGIMALLGFVIVGVSPRQLGRLHSTAVVRFTAPMVRFLTSVLGPVPGWLVAIGSSAAPGAPGGDDAFFSEQEFRELVDRASESDMIEDTEAEMIQSVFDFGDTLVRAVMVPRTDIVSIDAGSSLHQAMSLFLRSGYSRIPVINENTDHILGIIYLKDVAAVIHQLAAGQEPPLVESLAREVRYVPESKPVSDLLRELQKESTHVAIVIDEYGGTAGLVTLEDLIEEIVGEIVDEYDTESAEAVALDDGSYRVSARMGIDDLGELFDLEIDDDEVDTVGGLLAKALGRVPIVGSSVEVQGVSLRAERLEGRRNRVSHIIAAPVPRVETDLEGLLEEAEATQQGVPREQEK
- a CDS encoding PhoH family protein — encoded protein: MTESANGKRRLNTGEGSPGEFPHSMPGTRTEVVLFENTDQMVQSLGSHDEALRFIEEQFPDVNFHARGNELSISGPVSDVPRIMRLLQEVRGLVARGTVITPAVLQQLVSLLRTQSLQNPVDVLTHDILSSRGRTIRPKTLNQKNYVDAIDANTVIFGIGPAGTGKTYLAMAKAVQALQQKEVSRIILTRPAVEAGERLGFLPGTLSDKIDPYLRPLYDALHDMMDPESIPRLMAAGTIEVAPLAYMRGRTLNDAFIILDEAQNTTPEQMKMFLTRLGFGSKMVVTGDITQVDLPFGTRSGLRIVEEILQGIEGVSFSVLDAADVVRHRLVGDIVNAYSIWDETQRNRVKHSASREKRGEHA
- a CDS encoding M13 family metallopeptidase; this encodes MPISGIDLSTIDHTVRPQDDLYQHINGAWLKSTEIPDDRPLEGTFTALRDGSEIAVRDIIEEAAAKGADATGIERKIGDLYNSFMDEAAVEAKGMEPIRGRLAEVFATSAVPDLIALAGRLFRADVGGLFYIYPAPDAGNPDRVLLYTGQGGLGLPDESYYREEKFAPIVSAYAAHVQQMFELAGVADPQGAAARVVELERKLASHHWDNVTLRDPQKTYNLKTAEEATELFPFLDTWFDAAGIDQAKRTEIVVSTPDFFTGAAALLGEVPVATWQEWLAMRVISGAAPYLSSAFVDANFAFYGTTISGTPRNKDRWKRGVAVIEAALGEAVGQIYVERHFPETHKARMQTLVANLIEAYRRSITGVDWMGEDTKAEALRKLEAFRAKIGYPDKWIDYSAVEIDPQDLLGNVERAHNADVDRHLDEVGKPVDRTKWLMTPQTVNAYYHPMMNEIVFPAAILQPPFFTADADDAVNYGGIGAVIGHEIGHGFDDQGSQFDGGGALRNWWTDQDRQAFEALTARLVAQFDALSPTAAPGHHVNGRLTLGENIGDLAGLTIAYKAYQISLDGNDAEVLDGLTGQQRFFASWAAGWRQVIRQEEAIRRLATDPHSPNEFRTNAIAKNLDSFHEAFDVTEEDGMWMPAAERVSIW